Proteins encoded in a region of the Nitrospirota bacterium genome:
- a CDS encoding FAD-dependent oxidoreductase, whose product MMKYVITGNGVAGTTAAAFIRKIDNDGMITIISDETYPFYSRIRLIDFLSGDVDEKSIILKKDTWYEENKINLILNTAVTDMDIAKKELTISHDKKLKYDKLLMATGGIPFVPAIAGADKKGVFTLRTLKDAIAIREYAGMGNKRLLIIGGGVLGLEAGNALRKSGISVAVVEFFARLLPRQMDPDGADILRTQMEQMGFRFYLGTKTEEIFGADKVEGVLLEDGRRVACDMIIISAGVRPNATLAQKAGLKIEKGLIVNDRMKTELPDIYAAGDLIQHRGVFYGIWPAAEKQGEVAGINMAGGNAVYKGTTISNFLKIAGVGLVAAGNIDAEGNHESIVIKDPGKFIYKKLVIRENRIIGTILYGDIKDMRRIVKAIENRTDISAIRNELEKWNLEGLTQSSKD is encoded by the coding sequence ATGATGAAATACGTCATAACAGGAAACGGTGTTGCAGGCACAACTGCGGCAGCCTTTATCAGAAAGATCGACAATGACGGCATGATAACCATTATTAGTGATGAGACATATCCCTTTTACAGCAGAATAAGGCTCATAGACTTTCTGTCCGGGGATGTTGATGAAAAAAGTATTATTTTAAAAAAGGACACCTGGTATGAAGAAAACAAAATCAACCTTATCCTGAATACGGCTGTAACAGATATGGATATTGCAAAAAAGGAACTAACCATATCACATGATAAAAAACTGAAATATGACAAGCTCCTGATGGCAACAGGTGGAATACCCTTTGTTCCCGCCATTGCCGGTGCCGATAAAAAAGGGGTCTTTACCCTCAGGACCCTGAAAGATGCAATTGCAATAAGGGAGTATGCAGGGATGGGTAATAAGCGTCTCCTCATAATCGGAGGTGGCGTGCTCGGTCTTGAGGCAGGGAACGCCCTGAGAAAGTCCGGCATCTCTGTTGCAGTTGTCGAGTTTTTCGCAAGGCTTCTTCCAAGACAGATGGACCCTGACGGTGCCGATATACTCAGGACACAGATGGAGCAGATGGGATTCAGATTCTATCTCGGCACAAAAACAGAAGAGATATTTGGTGCAGACAAGGTTGAAGGAGTATTACTTGAAGATGGAAGAAGAGTTGCCTGCGACATGATAATCATATCTGCAGGCGTCAGGCCAAATGCAACCCTTGCTCAAAAGGCCGGGCTGAAGATTGAAAAAGGCCTGATTGTTAACGACAGGATGAAAACGGAACTGCCGGATATTTACGCAGCAGGAGATTTGATACAACACAGGGGGGTCTTTTACGGAATATGGCCTGCTGCAGAAAAACAGGGTGAAGTTGCAGGGATAAACATGGCAGGAGGAAACGCTGTTTATAAAGGCACGACAATATCCAATTTCCTGAAGATTGCAGGGGTGGGTCTTGTTGCAGCCGGCAACATTGACGCCGAAGGGAATCACGAATCAATAGTAATAAAAGATCCCGGCAAATTTATCTATAAAAAACTCGTCATCAGGGAAAACAGAATAATCGGCACAATTCTTTACGGAGATATAAAGGATATGCGAAGGATTGTCAAGGCAATCGAAAACAGGACGGATATAAGCGCAATAAGGAATGAGCTTGAGAAGTGGAATTTAGAGGGACTTACGCAGAGCAGCAAAGACTAA
- the tpiA gene encoding triose-phosphate isomerase, protein MRLPVMAANWKMNKTTKETEGFINGFLPLVKDVQDVEIVIAPPFTSLPVAAKLLGESNIKLAGQNVFYEVSGAYTGEISPLMLKDVECSYVIIGHSERRQYFGETDETVNRKIRAAISAGLAVIFCIGETLEERESGDTFNILKRQITEGLSGITANGLVLAYEPVWAIGTGRTASPEQAQEAHRFIRSELENLYGDTAGTIRILYGGSVKPDNVSSLMSKEDVDGALVGGASLKPDSFAGIVKYI, encoded by the coding sequence ATGCGTTTACCTGTGATGGCTGCAAACTGGAAGATGAACAAGACTACGAAGGAGACCGAGGGGTTTATTAATGGTTTCCTCCCGCTTGTAAAGGATGTGCAGGATGTGGAGATAGTTATTGCCCCGCCTTTTACCTCGCTGCCGGTTGCTGCAAAACTCCTCGGAGAGAGTAACATTAAACTCGCAGGACAGAATGTCTTTTATGAGGTGTCAGGGGCTTATACGGGGGAAATATCCCCTCTTATGCTTAAGGATGTGGAGTGCTCATATGTGATTATCGGCCACTCAGAGAGGCGCCAGTATTTTGGTGAGACTGACGAGACTGTGAACAGGAAGATCAGGGCAGCCATAAGCGCAGGGCTTGCAGTAATATTCTGCATTGGAGAAACACTTGAGGAAAGAGAGTCCGGGGATACATTTAATATACTGAAGAGGCAGATAACAGAGGGATTAAGCGGAATTACCGCCAACGGGCTTGTTCTGGCATATGAGCCTGTATGGGCCATCGGCACCGGCAGGACCGCATCACCTGAGCAGGCACAGGAGGCGCACCGGTTTATCAGGTCGGAACTCGAAAACCTCTATGGTGATACTGCCGGCACAATAAGAATTCTCTATGGTGGAAGTGTAAAACCGGATAATGTATCCTCCCTGATGTCAAAGGAGGATGTGGACGGCGCCCTTGTTGGAGGGGCGAGTCTGAAACCGGACAGTTTTGCAGGAATAGTCAAGTACATTTAG
- the secG gene encoding preprotein translocase subunit SecG → MIITILTFIHVTICLLLIGIVLIQGGKGAELGSAFGGGSSQTIFGGRGAATFMNKLTTGIAIAFMVTSLILTVVSVKQGSVVKSTIMPEERAIPSSPAGVTPGSEGANPAIPEQVPTDKPARK, encoded by the coding sequence ATGATAATAACAATACTTACATTTATTCACGTAACCATATGTCTGTTACTGATAGGCATAGTCCTGATTCAGGGTGGAAAGGGAGCCGAGCTTGGTTCAGCCTTCGGAGGCGGATCGAGTCAGACGATATTCGGCGGCAGGGGTGCGGCTACATTCATGAACAAGCTCACCACAGGGATTGCCATAGCCTTTATGGTTACGTCCCTTATACTTACAGTGGTTTCTGTAAAACAGGGCTCTGTTGTCAAATCCACCATTATGCCTGAAGAGAGGGCCATACCCTCCTCTCCTGCAGGTGTGACTCCTGGGTCAGAGGGGGCAAACCCGGCTATACCTGAACAGGTCCCGACAGATAAACCGGCAAGGAAATAA